Below is a genomic region from Methanobacterium sp..
TCCTCCAGCGTGTACAGATGGAGGTACGAAGTCGTGTCCAAGTGTGTACATTTTTAAAAGAGGTGTTAAACCTGCGGTGTCACCAAAGTCGTATTTGTACTCTCCTTTTGTAAGGGTTGGGCATGATGAAGGTTCTGCTGCTATGAATTTACAGTCAATTTTTTCGTCAATTTTATCTTTAACGAATGGGAAAACTGCTCCTCCGAAGTTACTTCCACCGCCTACACATGCAACAATTACATCAGGGTCTTCTCCAACAATTTCCATCTGTTTTTTGGTTTCAAGACCAATAACTGTCTGGTGGAGGAGAACGTGGTTTAAAACACTTCCAAGGGAATAATAAGCTTTTTCATCCTGTAGTGCGTCTTCCATAGCTTCTGATATTGCAATTCCAAGTGCTCCTGGGTGGTCTGGGTTTTCACTTAATATTTTTCTTCCAAATTCAGTTTTATCACTTGGGGAAGGTATAACATCTCCATCGTATATCTGCATGATGGTTTTTCTGTATGGTTTTTGCTGGAATGAAACTTTAACCATGTAAACAGTACAGTCCATGTCCATCATTGAACATGCAAGTGATAATGCTGTACCCCACTGCCCTGCACCTGTTTCTGTTGTAAGACGTTCAACACCGTCTTTTTTAGCATAGTATGCTTGTGCAATGGCTGTATTTAATTTGTGACTTCCAGTTGGGGAAGTATCTTCTCTTTTGTAGTATATTTTAGCTGGGGTGTCCAGGTAGTCTTCAAGACCAGTTGCCCTGAATAGTGGGCTTGGCCTCCCAATCATTTTATAAACTTTTCTTACTTCTTTTGGAATTTCAATCCATCGTTCTGTGGACATTTCCTGTTCTAAAACGCCTTTAGAAAATACTTTAGGCAGATTTCCTAGCTGCTGTCCTTCCTCGGTCTGTGAAGGCGCGGGAAGTTCTACAGGCAGGTCTGCTGCTATATTATACCATTTTTTGGGTATGTCTTTAGAGGATAGTGTAACTTTATACATTAAAAATCACCATTTAATTTTATTAAGACCATATACTCCGTGATATTATTAAATCTTTGTTGTACACATCTGTACTTTAATAATTATGGATTTTATATTATGAATAAGTTTTGGTTTTTGATTATAAAAACAATATACTAAATTAGCATTAGTGGGGCCATCAAGATGCATGATCCAAGAATAAGATCCATTAAAATTAGTGATTTTGGCATTTTATAGGTCAGTATATGTGGGTATCTCTAAGTGCGAAGGGAGATATAGGGTAGATAACTCACTTTTTTTCTGTAGGTATGGTAAAGTAAAATGTCGAACCTACACAGGGCTCTGATTCAACCCATACCCTTCCTCCATGGCGGTCTATAATTCTTTTAACAATTGCTAAACCTATCCCTGTGCCATGATATTCTCCAATAGCATGTAACCTCTTGAAAACTTCAAAAATTTGATTACTGTATTGCTCTTCTAACCCAATTCCATTGTCACTGATTGAAAAAATATATTCACCATCTTCTTTTCTGGCTGAGATATGAATTTTAGGCTTTAATCCTTCCCTGTGGAATTTAAGTGCATTTCCAATTAAATTTTGGAATACACGCACCATCTGATCTTTATCTGCAAAAGTTACTGGAAGTTCATCACTTGTAATTTCAGCATCAGCTTTACTAATTGCAGTTCCTAAATTACTTAAAGCATAGTTCAAAGCATCTTCAGATTCAAATTCTGTAAATTCATGTCCTCGGGTTCCGACACGTGAGTAATCAAGCAAACCCTGAATCATCTGCTTCATCCTCCGGGAACCATCAACCATAAACTCAATGAATTCATCAGCATCTGGATCTAGTTTATCTTTGTAACGTCTTTCGATTAATTGGGCGTAGCTGGCAATGGTTCTAAGAGGCTCCTGCAGGTCGTGGCTGGTAATGTAAGCAAAACTTTCTAATTCATTATTAGAGCGTTCTAATTCTTCTATAATTTCTTTTAACTTTTCTTCCGATTTTTTACGGGTTGTGATATCGGTCATAAAGCCTTCTAATAAAGGATTTCCATCATTATCATTTCCAAGATCTCTAAAAGAGAGATCTCCAATTATTATTTCTCCATCTTTGCGCCTGTAACGATTTTCAGTTTTAAACCAGGCTTTCGCTTTCAAAGCAGATTCTAAAAAACCAGGTCTTAAATTTTTATTAACATAAATAACGTCTGCAATAGATGTTTTGTTAACGGTTGAAATTAAATCCTCTGGAGAATCATAGCCTAAAAGCCTTGCGAGCTCAGGGTTAACATCAATATATTTTCCATCTAATGTTGAATGAAAAATACCTACAGGTGCATTTTCATATAAAGAACGATATTTTATCTCTTTTTCCTTTAAAATTTTATAAGCCTCTTCTAATTCTAGTGTACGCTCTTTAACCTGTTCTTCGAGGTGATCTAGAGTATATTTTAATTCTATTTCAGCTTGTTTACGTTTTAAAGCTTCAACAAAAGCAACAGAAAGAGTTTCAATGTTATTTTTATCCTGTTCAGTGTAGCCTCCTTCTTTATTCGCTAAAGCAATCAACCCTATTGTTCTATTGCCCTGTTTTAGTGGAACTCCTAAGAATGATTTGATTGGAGGATGTCCTTCAGGGATACCGCGTCTATCCGGGTCTGAATCAGGGTCATTCACGATTTGACTTTTCCCTTCTGTCACTGTTCGTCCCCAGTAACTTACAATTTCCATATTACTTATTAATTCCCGTGATTTTTCAAGATTGGTTGTACATGCGTCCCATCCTGGAGGACTTATAGCAAGGTCATCTAAACGTCCATTTTCATTAACTTCACCTATAAAACTGAAATCACTGTCTGTTAGTTCTTCTGCAACTTCAAGACACTTTTCTACAACATTTTCAACAGTTTCACAGGTCAAAGACTCTTTAAATACTTTGTTAATGCCATTTAATAGTTTATTTTGCCTGTTAATTTGCATTTCAGAGTTTTTACTTTCTGTAATATCGTAGTAAGTGCAGATAATCATGTTATTGCGGTTATTTTCATTTAACAGGGGTTCAGCACTCACCAACATCCAGGTAAGTCTATTAGCTCCGGGATTCCGCACACCGACAAGCTGATTCATTACAGGTTTACCTGCTATCGCTGCTTTTCGTACGGGGTGCTCATTAACGTGTAATAATTTACTATTTTCATTATATACTTCCCAACGACTCCAATCTTGACTGTTAACGTTTAATATATCTGATTCCTTGTCTAAACCGAAAATTCGCATAAATGAGGGATTAACTACTGCAAATTTACCGCCTTCATCTATCAATGCTATTCCTGACTGTAAATTTTGAATGAGCACTTTGAACTGGGCTTCACTTTCTTTCAATGTATTTTCAGCTTCTTTACTTTCAGTAATATCTTGAATTTGAACCAAAAAACTAGAATCCGCAACAGAGACACTCCAATCAATAAAAGCGATCCCTGACTTTACAGGAACATAAAACCCTTTATTTTTTATATTATCATAATTTAATTGGGACTGAAAATTAATTAGCCCATTTTCAAGTAACTCTACCTTCCTGGAGGCAATATGGGGGTTATCAAATAAATTAACTTTTTTAAAATCATCTATAGAATCAATACCTGCTATTTTTAAGGCAGTAGGGTTAGCATCAATTAAGTTCCCTTTTTTATCATAACAAAAAATGCCGATGGGGGATTTATCGAATATTTCCTTGAATATATTGTCTTTTTTATTCAAATATAGCTCTCCCATCAAATGATAATTAATATTATCCGATAAATTAGAAAGAAGTTAGTATTATTTACTTGTTTTTAAGATTTAAAACTTTTTAATTGGTTTTGTAATGGGGGTTAATATTTTTATAATTTAAGTTTTTTTAGTTTTAAAATAGTAATTTAAATAAATTTAAGATTTTAACCGCTAAAATAAGATTTAAAATGCATGAAGTAGGGTGTGGGGGGCGAATTTTTTTATTTAAATCTGGAATTAACGTGGAAATTAATAGTAGTGGAAAATGATCCGCCCCTCGATTTTAATATTTAGGGTTTGAGGTATCATACTTTTTGGCACTAAAAAAAGTTTTACTGTTAAAATTGGGCGTGTAAATTTGTTAGAGATTTATAGAATTCGTTAAAATCCGAAAATGTAATTTTCAAACTTTAAACAATAGTTATAGCGATTTAAAATAAAAAAAAGAAAGAATTTAGGTTTATCACCCTGTTTTAAACTTAAAAACATAACTTTTAGCTAAATTGTTTCCTGCAGCATCTTTAACAGCGTAATATGGAATGTAAACCTGGTACCATGTGTAACCATATCTCCTTAAGTTCATTTTAAGGGTCAATGTGTTACCGCTTATTTTTTTAGTTATTGCGGCTATTTTACCGGTTTTCATGTTTTTAATGTAAATTTTGGACCATTTAGTGCTTGCTTTGATGTTTTCGCTGAACTTAATGGTGATAGCAGCTGTTCTTGAATATCTTGTAGCTCCGTTTTTAGGATATGTTGAGGTTATTTTTGGCGCTGTTTTGTCAATGGTGTATTTTTCTGTGTAAACTGGGGATTTATTCCCTAATTTATCGATTGCAATGAATTTCAATGTGATTGTGGATGTTATTGAAATTGGCCCTGTGCATAGTTTACTTGCTGTAGTTGGTGTGCTTCCGTCTGTAGTGTAGTAAATGCTTGCAACTTCGTTTGTCATCAAATTAATAGACTTGCTGGTATTGTAAGACCCAGTTTTGTAGTCTGCCCATGCAATAGGAGCTGTTTTGTCAATAGTGTAGCTTCTGGTGTAAACATCTGATGGATTTCCTGCGGCATCAACTGCATAGAATTTTAAAGTAGTTGTGGAGTTTATATTAATCGGTGAAGTGTATTTCACACGTGTACTGCTGGTTGTAGGGTCAGATCCATCTGTAGTGTAGTAAATTGTTGTGTCGCTGTCGTCATCTTTAGCAGTTAAAGTGACAGTTTGTGCAGTGTTAAATGCGCCGTTATCAAGACTGGCATTTGCTGTTGGAATACTGCTGTCAATTGTATAAGTTTGATTAAATATTGGGCCCCAAACGCCGAATTCGTTGACTGCAGCAGATATGAGTGTTGTTGTTTTGCTTATTTCGATTGATCCGGTGTAAGGAGTACTTGCCGTAGTGGGTATAGTTCCATCTGTGGTGTAATAAGTTGTATAAGTACTGCCTGGACATTTAGTAGTTAAAGTGACTGTTTGAGAAGTTTTATAGGCTCCTCCTTTAATATCAGCAGTTATCAGCGGTATTGTGGAATTGATTATATAGTTTTGAGTGTAAACTGGGCTCCAGTGATTTGCAGGGTCAACTGCGGAGAATTTAAGAGTTGTATTGCTGTTAAGAGTTATTGGAGCAGTATATGCAGTTCGAGTAGTGCTTGTTTGTGGGTCAGATCCGTCTGTGGTGTAGTAGGTTGTTGTTGTGCTGCTGTCAGGGTCTTTTGTGGTTAAGGTAATAGTTTGTGGAGTGTTAAATGTGCTTCCAGCAGGATTGACAGTTACGGTTGGACTTTTAGTATCAACTGGTTTATCTAAACTTTCTAATGCATTTATAAGAGCATTTGCATCGGTTGCTTTTTGAGCTGTGGAATCATAGGCGTAAGTTTCGTAGATTATAGTGGTTATCCCTTTATTTTTAATTGGTTCTGTGACATATTTGGGGCTTGTTGGATTTGGAGGAGTATATATCAATAATTTGGATGCTTTTGAGTTGATTAATTTCATTTGACTGATTATTTCATTGGCGTATTTTGTAGTAGTCGTGGTTTTTGAAATAGGGTACAAGAACCTGTAATATTTGTATCCGCTCTGTGCACCGTGGTTTTCGTGGTTATCTATCACTAGTATGGGGTGTTCTTTAGAAACATCGGGAACTATAAATTTCTGGCCTAATAGCTGTCCGTTCATCCTTCCTTTGCTGTAATCGCTGGCATCTTTAGTTACATGAATATAGTAAAGGACATATCTTTTAGTGAGTTGGGATGATTTACTTGTTATGGCATTGTAAATGGCAGTGTGTATTCCATTTTCTTGAGGATGCATGCCAATTATAACGACAATGGTCTGGTTAGAGCTCTTATTTCCGTAAATTTTCTTTTCCACGTATCCATAACTTGTTTTGCCTATTATATTGGGATTTGAGGTGACAGTTGCCCATGATTTTACCGTAACGCTGCTTGGTAGAACTTTGTTGGTATTGTAGTAGCTCAAAACCTGTGAAAACATGTAAATCATTGATTCGTAGCGAATGGTTTTTCCTGTACTGGTTTGAGTAACATAATTAGGTGCACGTCCGTTTTTGTCCATGTAAGACCTTACACGATTTGCCATGTCTAAGTATTCTGCTTTGCTGATGGTCTGTGTTGTGATGGTTTCTGAAGGAGAAGATGCTTTTCCAAAGCTTTTTATTGTAATTGCAGTGTTTGAACCTTTGTTGATGTTTACTACTGCTGATGTTGAGACTCCTAAATAATTAGACATGTTCACATTATTTCCAGATATATTTACGCTGCCTGGAAGCTTGTGGTTTGTATCTACATAATTTTTAACAGCAGTTGACGAATTGGCAACCTGATTAGGCGTAACACTTGCTGCCGAAACGGTGCTGACAGTTATAAAAAAAGCTAAAACAAATAATATTAACATTAAATAACTTTTACGTATTTTTTCCGCCCCCTTTGCATATTAAAGTTAAATAATCTTTTATTTTCATGCAACACTTGGTTGTCATGTATACCCATTTTTTAAATATAATACTGTAAATTTATTATATTTTTATAGATTTGTTGAAAATCTATTATGGGAATAATCTTATTTTTGGATTCATATTTAAATTTTGTTATATAATAAAATTTAGTAATAAATGATCAAGGCATAGTTAATCACATTTATGCAAATTCTAGATTAAACATGCTAATTTCATGTATAAATGGATTTAAACAACTTAATACTTAATTAAACTTGTACAATTAATTTAGTGGAGATATTAAAAAATATAATATCTAAAAAGTTTAAAATACAAAAAGAGAATGTTGATTAAATATTTATTCGGCGTATTAATTGTTCAACAAATTATTTCCTGAATACTGAACAGGTACTTAATATAAGCATGTATCCAATTTGATGCTTTATTATAATATAAAATCAAATATACTAACATGAAGATTTTAACCATTGACGTAGGTTTAGGTACTCAGGATATCATGTTTTATGACAGCAAAGAGTCCATTGAAAATTCTCCAAAACTTGTAATGCCCTCTCCAACCAGGATAATCGCAGATAGAATAGCCGAATCAGAGGGAGATTTATTTATAAAAGGCGAAACTATGGGCGGAGGATTTATAACTAAAGTTGTAAAGGAACATTTAAAAGATCACCGGGTTCTCATGACGGAAAATGCTGCAAGGACCATAAGAGACAATTTGGATTATGTAAAGTCGTTAGGGGTGGAGATAGTACCCTTTTCTGAAGCAAAAAAATATTCAGATTTAACTCAAATAGAGTTTAAAGATGTTGATCTGGATGCCATAAAAAGTGCACTGGCTGAATTCGATGTAGATCCAAGTTTTGATTATTTAGGGGTAGCTGTCCAGGATCATGGATATATGGAAGGTGTTGGAGATAGAGATTTCAGATTCATGAAAATAAGGGAAAAACTGGACGTTCCAAAAGGGCCAGAAGAGTTTGCATATTTTGGTGAAGCTCCATCTTATTTTACAAGGATTAATGCAGTATTGAGGTCATTTAACAATTATAAAACTGCTGTAATGGATTCTAAATTTGCGTCTGTCTGCGGTGCAACATGTGACAGGTATGTAAAGACCCTTGAAAAGTTCATAGTTATGGATATTGGAAATGGGCATACTCTGGCGGCAGCATTTGACGGGGGAAAAATAGTGGGTGTATTTGAACACCATACCAGTAATATGACACCAGATAAGATAGATCTATTTGTTAATAAGCTTGCAGATGGAACTATAACTCATGAAGAAGTACATGAAGATCACGGGCATGGGGCATGGTCTTTAAAACCAATAGGTGATTTTGAAGCTATAGTTGCAACAGGGCCCCGCAGAAACGTTTTAGAGAAAACAGATTTTAATGTGCATTACGCAGCTCCTGCAGGGGATGTGATGATGACAGGACCTGCTGGACTTATAAAAGCCATTCGATCTAAAAATGGTTAATTTTTATGTATCTAAGGATGTATGCGTCTGAAAAATATAAATAAGGGGATTTATAAATGATATTAGATCCACATATACATAGTACGTACTCTAGTGACTCAACAGCACGTCCTAGAGATATAATTAAGAAAGCCCGAAGTATAGGGCTAGATGCAATTGCTATAGCTGATCATAACAGCATTAAAGGCTCAATGGTCGGAATTGAAGAATCTAAAGGCATGGAAGATTTCATAGTACTGCCTGCAATGGAAGTAAGCAGCAGCAAAGGCCATATAGTATCAATAGGAATAAATGAAGAGATAAAAAGAGGATTGTCTCCTGAAGAAACAGTTGAAGCAATAAGGGAAGCTGGTGGAATTGCCATTGCTCCACACCCATTTGTGCGTTACAGGGAAGGATTATGTGATAGGATCAAAAAGTTAGATATAGATGCTATGGAAACATTAAATTCAAGGTATATCTTCGGATATTCCAACTGGAAGGCAAAAAATCTTGCTGAGGAAAGGGGAATACCTCAAATTGGTGCAAGTGATGCGCACTTCCTGGGCGCAATTGGAAGCTGTGTTACAGAATTTGACGCTGATTTTTCTGTTGATAGTATAATAGAGGCAATTTTATCTGGAAAAACCAATGTATTTGGAGATAGAACTCCCCTGCCTTTGATAATAAAGGAAGTTATCAATAAGAAGATTAAGCGGATTTAAAAGTTATGGAGTAGCATAACTTTAGATATGGCCTAAGAAATGATGTAGTACGAGATAAATGCACTAAAACTTTAGAAAAGTTTAAAATAATCTTTGACAATTTAATATTCAGTGTTATAATCATTGGACTGAGAGGGGAAAACCATGGTTTCAAACGAAGAAATAAAGAGAAGACTGGAATTGAGGAGGAAAGGCATAAATCCAGATGAAGAACTTAATAAAGCAGATGAAGTTATTTGCTCAAAATGCCACACTGTAAACCTTGAAAACGCGAAGTTTTGCATCGGTTGCGGAAATGAATTAAATAAACCCCCTGTATATACTCTTAAAATAAATGAACCTAAGTCTAACTTGATCGTGTGTCCGGGCTGCGGAGCTGAAAATAAAATAGATTCCAAATTTTGCACCGGTTGTGGAAGCAACTTACTGGAAAGTAGCGTAAACACATCTGAAGCGGATGAAATTGACATGAATTCTCTTATTTGTCATAAATGCGGCTTTAAGAATAATCCCGGTTCTAAATTTTGTATTGGCTGCGGAGCTAGCTTAAAAGAAGCCCCAAATAAAAACGCAAGCTCATTTGATATGGAAATGGACAATGAAAAAGAAGTCCTGTTAACTATAAAAGATGGGAATGATAAAGAAGCTGCGTTAGATACAGAAATCGATAGTGGATCTAATGGTAGAATGGAAGATATTCCTGAACAGGCTGCAGAAGTCACTATTCTTGATGAAATTAAAAAAGCAAAAGAATTACTTGATATGGGTGCTGTATCTGAAGAAGAATACCAAAAAATTAAAAGTAAATATCTTGATAAACTGGGTTAACAGTTTAAGAGAAACAAAATCAATTTTTTAATGATTAAAAAAGCTTGTTTAAACAGTCACTGCAAAATCCCGGGCCTTTAATATCAGTTTCTACAACACTGTTGCTGAAATGCATCACGCAAAGGTGATTTTTGCAGTGGGGAAGCCCAAAAGTATGGCCTAACTCGTGTACAGCTTCTGTTAAGATTCTTTTTAAAAATAATTTTTTATTGGGACTTTTTAATCTATTTACAGATATTATTGCAAAATTTCCAGGATATTCAGCTTCTCCAAGGACAAAATTTATCCGTGAAGCATATAAATCTACATTTGTTACTCCCAGAATATGATTAGAATCTCTTTTTAGGATATTCATCATAGAATAAAGGATTTCTGTTGAATGGTACTGGTCTCTAGATGGGTTATAAGATCTTTCAGGTATCTCTAAGATATCATTTGATACATGGCAGCTAATGCCAAATATTTTCTCTAGGGGCTTTTCCAGCATCCTGAGAAGCTTGTTTTCTACTGTTCCAATGGACTGTATGAGAATTTCCATGGTATATTATTTATCCTTTTTTATACATAATATGTAGTAGGAATAATTCATATTGGAGGTTTTCAAAATTCATTCTGAATTTTGGAGGTTGAAGGAAATTTTATAAAATTTCCAAAACCCAAAAATCAAAGTAAGCAAAACTAAAGTTTTGCACCCCAAAAACGAAGTTTTTGAGGGATTTGGGAGGTAAATCTATGGTCGAAAAAATGTTATTAGCTACAGATAATTCCAAACAGGCGGAAAAAGCTGGAGAAGAAGCGATTTCAATGGCAAGTTTGGGGGGCACTATCATTGTTTTATATGTAATTGATGCAGATTACTTGAATGCATTACCACAGCAGGATTTAAGGGATCAGCTTAATGAGAACTTAAAAAAAGAGGGAAAAGAGGCTGTTGAAAAGTTTAAAGAAAGGATAGAAGAGGAACAGTGCGCAGGTACATGTCCAAATGTTAATATTATCACCATGATTAAAGAAGGCAGACCCGCTGATATTATAATTAAAACTGCTGAAGAGGAAGGTGTAGATCAGATAGTACTTGGAAAATCTGGTAAACACGGTATAGAAAAATTCTTGATTGGAAGCACCGCTGACAGAGTGGTGAGGAAAGCGAAGATCCCTGTCAATGTGGTCTCTTAATAAGCTGAAAATTGAGCATTAGGTTAAATTTATAAATTTTAATTTAATTTACTTTTTTAGTAGCTATATAAAAAAACTTAAATTATTCAAATTTCTATTAAATCTATGCTTTCAGATATTTCAGAGTTCATACAGCAAAATTTCCTGTACACTCATCCAGGATATACCATTTTAAATACAGTAGTTTTTGGAATTATACTTGGAATTGCTGTTATACTGATTATAAAGATGTTTAAATACATTAAAAAGGATCCAAAAGATCTTTTCATCCCTTTAGTTCCATTCATATTCTTTGGATCAAGTGCAAGGGCACTTGTAGATAATGGAATTTATCCCCTTGTCCTGTGGCTTGTCACGCCAGGAATATATATTTTAACAGGTTTTGCAGCAATTGCCGCGCTATTGATATCTGTTTATGTGGAAAAGAAAACTAAATTTGATTACAGGTACTTCATACTGATTGTGGGAACTATTTTGTGTATTCCTAACATTTTAAGTATTAACCATCTAAATTGGGTTACATTTTTTGAGGTTGTTGGAACATGGGCAGTAATGACTTCAATATTTGCACTTATAGGAAGAAAATGGACTCTTTTAAAGGATAAATTTAATTTAGGAATTCTTTCAGCCCATTTATTTGATGCATCAGCAACTTTTATAGCAATTGATTTTTACGGCTATGGTGAGCAGCATGTTCTTCCAACTGCACTTATGAATATTACTGGGACAGCAGCGGTGATGTTTCCTTTAAAAATAGGAGTTATATTAGCAGCTCTTTATGTTATAGATGAATATGTTGAAGATGATACCATTAAAAATATGTTAAAGCTGGCTATATTCATTTTAGGACTTGCACCAGGTCTTAGAGATTTCTTGAGCTTAAGTATAGGTACATAATTCTTTTTGGTTTTTAAAAAGGGCTCCCTATCTTTTTAAAAGTTGATTATTTTTTTATTTTATGAATTAGTATTAACAGAACTAAACTAAAATATAAATGTTTAATTTAATTATATTAATAGGGTGATTGGGTGGATTACGAAGGTGGCAGAGATAAAATAAATGATAAGAATAATAACAAATTTCAAAAAGAGGGATATGCTGAAGATAAAATTTTAAAATCTCCTGTAAGTGGAGGGGATAAGTATAAGGCCTCTAAAGAAGCTATTCCTTTTACTCCACCAGAAGATGTAAAGCTTTACCATTATAATATTAAAAAACCTTTTAAATCATTTAGAAAAATATATGCTCGTTCATATAACTCTTGGGAGTCAGATGCAGCTATAAATGACATTAATGAAAAACTAAAAGAAAAAGCTTCGAATTTAGGCGCCAATGCTATAATTAATGTTAGTTATGAAAAAGGAATTTTGACTTTATTTCGAGGAATCAGAGGTATTGGGCAAGCAGTTTACATAAAAGATCTGGAAAATATAGAAAAAACTTATCCTGCAGGAAATACTTTTCTACTGATTTATGGCTTCTTCTGGTTAATATGGGGATTATTAGACTTTTACAACTATTATAAACTTTTTCTTGTTCTAATTGGGCTTTCTATGATAATTTACTGTGTTTTTGCTCGGCGTGATTATATAACTAAA
It encodes:
- a CDS encoding TrpB-like pyridoxal phosphate-dependent enzyme, which translates into the protein MYKVTLSSKDIPKKWYNIAADLPVELPAPSQTEEGQQLGNLPKVFSKGVLEQEMSTERWIEIPKEVRKVYKMIGRPSPLFRATGLEDYLDTPAKIYYKREDTSPTGSHKLNTAIAQAYYAKKDGVERLTTETGAGQWGTALSLACSMMDMDCTVYMVKVSFQQKPYRKTIMQIYDGDVIPSPSDKTEFGRKILSENPDHPGALGIAISEAMEDALQDEKAYYSLGSVLNHVLLHQTVIGLETKKQMEIVGEDPDVIVACVGGGSNFGGAVFPFVKDKIDEKIDCKFIAAEPSSCPTLTKGEYKYDFGDTAGLTPLLKMYTLGHDFVPPSVHAGGLRYHGMSSLVSLLVHEGLVEARSVKQGDIFKSGTTFAKCEGVVPAPETCHAIKIGMDEALECKKTGEEKNIIINFSGHGMLDLKGYDDFINGNLVD
- a CDS encoding PAS domain S-box protein; the encoded protein is MNKKDNIFKEIFDKSPIGIFCYDKKGNLIDANPTALKIAGIDSIDDFKKVNLFDNPHIASRKVELLENGLINFQSQLNYDNIKNKGFYVPVKSGIAFIDWSVSVADSSFLVQIQDITESKEAENTLKESEAQFKVLIQNLQSGIALIDEGGKFAVVNPSFMRIFGLDKESDILNVNSQDWSRWEVYNENSKLLHVNEHPVRKAAIAGKPVMNQLVGVRNPGANRLTWMLVSAEPLLNENNRNNMIICTYYDITESKNSEMQINRQNKLLNGINKVFKESLTCETVENVVEKCLEVAEELTDSDFSFIGEVNENGRLDDLAISPPGWDACTTNLEKSRELISNMEIVSYWGRTVTEGKSQIVNDPDSDPDRRGIPEGHPPIKSFLGVPLKQGNRTIGLIALANKEGGYTEQDKNNIETLSVAFVEALKRKQAEIELKYTLDHLEEQVKERTLELEEAYKILKEKEIKYRSLYENAPVGIFHSTLDGKYIDVNPELARLLGYDSPEDLISTVNKTSIADVIYVNKNLRPGFLESALKAKAWFKTENRYRRKDGEIIIGDLSFRDLGNDNDGNPLLEGFMTDITTRKKSEEKLKEIIEELERSNNELESFAYITSHDLQEPLRTIASYAQLIERRYKDKLDPDADEFIEFMVDGSRRMKQMIQGLLDYSRVGTRGHEFTEFESEDALNYALSNLGTAISKADAEITSDELPVTFADKDQMVRVFQNLIGNALKFHREGLKPKIHISARKEDGEYIFSISDNGIGLEEQYSNQIFEVFKRLHAIGEYHGTGIGLAIVKRIIDRHGGRVWVESEPCVGSTFYFTIPTEKK
- a CDS encoding chitobiase/beta-hexosaminidase C-terminal domain-containing protein; the protein is MLILFVLAFFITVSTVSAASVTPNQVANSSTAVKNYVDTNHKLPGSVNISGNNVNMSNYLGVSTSAVVNINKGSNTAITIKSFGKASSPSETITTQTISKAEYLDMANRVRSYMDKNGRAPNYVTQTSTGKTIRYESMIYMFSQVLSYYNTNKVLPSSVTVKSWATVTSNPNIIGKTSYGYVEKKIYGNKSSNQTIVVIIGMHPQENGIHTAIYNAITSKSSQLTKRYVLYYIHVTKDASDYSKGRMNGQLLGQKFIVPDVSKEHPILVIDNHENHGAQSGYKYYRFLYPISKTTTTTKYANEIISQMKLINSKASKLLIYTPPNPTSPKYVTEPIKNKGITTIIYETYAYDSTAQKATDANALINALESLDKPVDTKSPTVTVNPAGSTFNTPQTITLTTKDPDSSTTTTYYTTDGSDPQTSTTRTAYTAPITLNSNTTLKFSAVDPANHWSPVYTQNYIINSTIPLITADIKGGAYKTSQTVTLTTKCPGSTYTTYYTTDGTIPTTASTPYTGSIEISKTTTLISAAVNEFGVWGPIFNQTYTIDSSIPTANASLDNGAFNTAQTVTLTAKDDDSDTTIYYTTDGSDPTTSSTRVKYTSPININSTTTLKFYAVDAAGNPSDVYTRSYTIDKTAPIAWADYKTGSYNTSKSINLMTNEVASIYYTTDGSTPTTASKLCTGPISITSTITLKFIAIDKLGNKSPVYTEKYTIDKTAPKITSTYPKNGATRYSRTAAITIKFSENIKASTKWSKIYIKNMKTGKIAAITKKISGNTLTLKMNLRRYGYTWYQVYIPYYAVKDAAGNNLAKSYVFKFKTG
- a CDS encoding DUF1786 domain-containing protein, with product MKILTIDVGLGTQDIMFYDSKESIENSPKLVMPSPTRIIADRIAESEGDLFIKGETMGGGFITKVVKEHLKDHRVLMTENAARTIRDNLDYVKSLGVEIVPFSEAKKYSDLTQIEFKDVDLDAIKSALAEFDVDPSFDYLGVAVQDHGYMEGVGDRDFRFMKIREKLDVPKGPEEFAYFGEAPSYFTRINAVLRSFNNYKTAVMDSKFASVCGATCDRYVKTLEKFIVMDIGNGHTLAAAFDGGKIVGVFEHHTSNMTPDKIDLFVNKLADGTITHEEVHEDHGHGAWSLKPIGDFEAIVATGPRRNVLEKTDFNVHYAAPAGDVMMTGPAGLIKAIRSKNG
- a CDS encoding PHP domain-containing protein, producing MILDPHIHSTYSSDSTARPRDIIKKARSIGLDAIAIADHNSIKGSMVGIEESKGMEDFIVLPAMEVSSSKGHIVSIGINEEIKRGLSPEETVEAIREAGGIAIAPHPFVRYREGLCDRIKKLDIDAMETLNSRYIFGYSNWKAKNLAEERGIPQIGASDAHFLGAIGSCVTEFDADFSVDSIIEAILSGKTNVFGDRTPLPLIIKEVINKKIKRI
- a CDS encoding zinc-ribbon domain-containing protein, producing the protein MVSNEEIKRRLELRRKGINPDEELNKADEVICSKCHTVNLENAKFCIGCGNELNKPPVYTLKINEPKSNLIVCPGCGAENKIDSKFCTGCGSNLLESSVNTSEADEIDMNSLICHKCGFKNNPGSKFCIGCGASLKEAPNKNASSFDMEMDNEKEVLLTIKDGNDKEAALDTEIDSGSNGRMEDIPEQAAEVTILDEIKKAKELLDMGAVSEEEYQKIKSKYLDKLG
- a CDS encoding archaemetzincin family Zn-dependent metalloprotease, whose amino-acid sequence is MEILIQSIGTVENKLLRMLEKPLEKIFGISCHVSNDILEIPERSYNPSRDQYHSTEILYSMMNILKRDSNHILGVTNVDLYASRINFVLGEAEYPGNFAIISVNRLKSPNKKLFLKRILTEAVHELGHTFGLPHCKNHLCVMHFSNSVVETDIKGPGFCSDCLNKLF